In Lautropia mirabilis, one DNA window encodes the following:
- a CDS encoding DUF1841 family protein produces MLFNPSVADVRRYFCNVWKKHQQGTPLEPLEMVALQWIGQHPEYHDELADLDRALEADYSPEAGRSNPFLHLSLHLAISEQRGIDQPRGIRQAMDVLEAKLGSAHDAAHVVQECLVEALWQSQRHGRPLDGNAYVNAVRQKAGLPPMPPDYSAGPGGYGGGTGAGGNIITR; encoded by the coding sequence ATGCTCTTCAATCCCTCCGTCGCCGACGTGCGCCGCTACTTCTGCAACGTCTGGAAGAAACACCAGCAAGGCACCCCGCTGGAGCCCCTGGAGATGGTCGCCCTGCAATGGATCGGCCAGCACCCTGAATATCACGACGAGCTGGCTGACCTGGATCGGGCGCTGGAAGCCGACTACAGCCCCGAAGCCGGCCGCAGCAACCCCTTCCTGCACCTGTCGCTGCACCTGGCCATCAGCGAGCAGCGCGGCATCGACCAGCCCCGCGGCATCCGCCAGGCCATGGACGTGCTGGAGGCGAAGCTGGGCAGTGCCCACGACGCCGCCCACGTCGTGCAGGAATGTCTGGTCGAGGCCCTGTGGCAATCACAGCGGCACGGCCGCCCGCTGGATGGCAACGCCTACGTGAATGCCGTGCGCCAGAAAGCCGGCCTGCCCCCCATGCCACCGGACTACTCCGCCGGCCCGGGCGGATACGGCGGCGGCACGGGCGCCGGCGGCAACATCATCACCCGCTGA
- a CDS encoding type II toxin-antitoxin system HicB family antitoxin, which translates to MLIPVAIHKDTDSLYGVTVPDIPGCFSAGETIEEALSNTREAIVFHLEGMLEDGEAVTVSTRQIEELAQEADYAGATWALIDVDLQRLSLKQTRFNVSWPEYLLARIDAYAEAHHETRSGLLAKAAERYLSEQRAHETN; encoded by the coding sequence ATGCTCATTCCTGTAGCCATTCACAAGGACACGGACTCACTTTACGGGGTGACCGTACCGGACATTCCGGGCTGCTTCTCGGCCGGCGAGACCATCGAGGAAGCGCTGTCCAACACGCGAGAAGCCATCGTCTTCCATCTGGAAGGGATGCTGGAAGACGGCGAGGCCGTCACGGTTTCCACGCGCCAGATCGAGGAACTGGCACAGGAAGCGGACTATGCCGGTGCCACCTGGGCGCTGATCGATGTCGATCTGCAACGGCTGTCGCTGAAGCAGACGCGGTTCAATGTGAGCTGGCCCGAGTACCTGCTGGCCCGCATTGATGCCTATGCAGAGGCTCACCACGAGACCCGCTCCGGCCTGCTGGCCAAGGCAGCCGAGCGATACCTGTCCGAGCAGCGGGCTCATGAAACGAATTGA
- a CDS encoding RnfABCDGE type electron transport complex subunit B, whose translation MAPSLQPMTAVALVDAIDRLLPQTQCRRCGYDDCHAYAGAIARGEAAIDRCPPGADATIQALARLLDQPVVPLAADLEPMPVRHVVRIDPLHCIGCTKCILACPVDAIVGAPRFQHQVLTDRCTGCELCLPPCPTDCISLVPLASPWQASDARLGRQHHQRRDQRLKGTHATSPRSAEDVSAGNGSADITTGHAAPRAESPTTGPAAPGTADTLLRDPNVALVDTDEKARRLAAIRARIRMPRPRPTA comes from the coding sequence ATGGCCCCATCCCTTCAGCCGATGACCGCCGTGGCCCTGGTCGATGCCATCGACCGGCTGCTGCCCCAGACCCAGTGCCGGCGCTGCGGCTACGACGACTGCCATGCCTATGCCGGCGCCATCGCCCGCGGCGAGGCCGCCATCGATCGCTGCCCGCCGGGCGCCGACGCCACCATCCAGGCCCTGGCCAGGCTGCTCGACCAGCCGGTCGTGCCGCTGGCGGCAGACCTGGAGCCCATGCCCGTGCGGCATGTGGTCCGCATCGACCCCCTGCACTGCATCGGCTGTACCAAGTGCATCCTGGCCTGTCCGGTCGACGCCATCGTGGGCGCCCCGCGTTTTCAGCACCAGGTGCTGACCGACCGCTGCACCGGCTGCGAACTGTGCCTGCCGCCCTGCCCCACCGACTGCATTTCCCTGGTGCCACTGGCCAGCCCCTGGCAGGCATCCGATGCCCGGCTCGGCCGCCAGCACCACCAGCGCCGTGACCAGCGGCTGAAGGGCACACATGCCACCAGCCCGCGTTCCGCAGAAGATGTCTCCGCCGGGAACGGCAGCGCCGACATCACCACCGGCCATGCCGCCCCTCGGGCAGAATCCCCCACGACCGGACCGGCAGCACCCGGAACCGCAGACACCCTGCTCCGCGACCCCAACGTCGCCCTGGTCGACACCGACGAGAAGGCCCGCCGCCTGGCCGCCATCCGTGCCCGCATCCGGATGCCCCGCCCACGACCCACTGCATGA
- a CDS encoding DUF4810 domain-containing protein: protein MDQGIGRLTLVVLPLWLAACASWPQTLYHWGNYPDTIHAWYDGTDDWAGQEQALRKIISDAATRQKKVGPGVHGQLGLVLSRQGRDDEAKAEFAEEQALYPESATFMTRLQGRRMAASKPQDGHDMTSGKDNAAGGHAR, encoded by the coding sequence ATGGATCAGGGCATTGGCCGGCTGACGCTGGTGGTGCTGCCGTTATGGCTGGCAGCGTGTGCCAGCTGGCCGCAGACGCTGTATCACTGGGGCAACTATCCGGACACGATTCACGCCTGGTATGACGGCACCGATGACTGGGCTGGGCAGGAGCAGGCACTGCGAAAGATCATCAGCGATGCAGCGACCCGACAGAAGAAGGTGGGGCCGGGGGTTCATGGCCAGCTGGGCCTGGTGCTGTCCCGCCAGGGGCGGGATGATGAGGCAAAGGCCGAGTTCGCCGAGGAGCAGGCGCTGTATCCGGAATCCGCCACCTTCATGACGCGGCTGCAGGGTCGGCGGATGGCAGCCAGCAAGCCGCAGGATGGTCATGACATGACATCCGGGAAGGACAACGCTGCAGGAGGGCACGCAAGATGA
- a CDS encoding type II toxin-antitoxin system VapC family toxin encodes MNILLDTHIALWAIDDSPRLPAQARELIANPKHAIWTSVASLWEIAIKHSRNSDDMPIGSADALKYFQLSGYRILPIQAEHSLMVETLPHHHKDPFDRILIAQALAEPMRLLTHDALVAKYSDSFIRV; translated from the coding sequence TTGAATATTCTGCTGGACACTCACATCGCGCTTTGGGCCATTGACGACAGCCCGAGGCTCCCTGCACAGGCCCGAGAGCTGATCGCGAACCCAAAGCATGCGATATGGACAAGTGTCGCCAGCCTGTGGGAAATCGCCATCAAGCACAGTAGAAACAGTGACGACATGCCCATCGGTTCAGCCGACGCGCTGAAGTATTTCCAGCTATCGGGCTACAGGATTCTTCCCATCCAGGCGGAGCATAGCCTGATGGTGGAGACGCTGCCCCACCACCACAAGGATCCGTTCGATCGCATTCTGATCGCACAGGCATTGGCTGAACCCATGCGTCTCCTCACGCATGATGCGCTGGTGGCAAAATACAGCGACAGTTTCATACGGGTATGA
- a CDS encoding CsgG/HfaB family protein, whose protein sequence is MKKAILPAILCAAVLAMAGCVTESSHVVESPKVTSHGTAYQGQKAPISVGKFDNKSSFQNGIFQDGEDRLGNLSRTILVAHLQQTGRFNVLDRTNMSEAAQEAKISGRAQNLKGATYLISGDVTEFGRKNVGDHQLFGILGRGKKQVAYAKVTLNVVDVNSSEVVYSTQGAGEYELSNREVLGFGGTAGYDATLNGKVLDLAIREAVNNLVSAIESGHWTLAN, encoded by the coding sequence ATGAAGAAAGCTATCCTTCCCGCCATTCTCTGCGCGGCGGTGCTGGCCATGGCCGGCTGTGTCACCGAAAGTTCCCACGTGGTGGAAAGCCCGAAGGTGACCAGCCACGGTACGGCGTACCAGGGTCAGAAGGCTCCCATCTCGGTCGGCAAGTTCGACAACAAGTCCAGCTTCCAGAATGGGATCTTTCAGGACGGCGAGGACCGGCTGGGGAATCTGTCGCGTACCATCCTGGTGGCACACCTGCAGCAGACGGGGCGGTTCAATGTGCTGGATCGCACCAACATGAGCGAGGCGGCGCAGGAAGCGAAGATCTCCGGCCGGGCGCAGAACCTGAAGGGCGCCACGTATCTGATTTCGGGTGATGTGACCGAGTTCGGCCGCAAGAATGTGGGTGATCATCAGCTCTTCGGCATTCTGGGTCGTGGCAAGAAGCAGGTGGCCTATGCCAAGGTGACGCTGAATGTGGTGGATGTGAATTCGTCCGAGGTGGTGTATTCCACGCAGGGGGCGGGTGAATACGAGCTGTCCAATCGCGAGGTGCTGGGCTTTGGCGGCACGGCGGGCTATGACGCCACGCTCAACGGCAAGGTGCTGGATCTGGCCATTCGTGAGGCCGTGAACAATCTGGTGTCGGCCATCGAGTCCGGGCACTGGACGCTGGCCAACTGA
- a CDS encoding type II toxin-antitoxin system HicA family toxin produces the protein MGSKELIKLIEAHGWHLVATRGSHRQYKHPTLPGRVTIPHPNKDLPRGTVQSILKQAGLK, from the coding sequence ATGGGCAGCAAGGAACTCATCAAACTGATCGAAGCCCACGGCTGGCATCTGGTTGCTACCCGTGGCAGCCATCGACAGTACAAGCACCCCACCCTTCCCGGGCGCGTGACCATTCCTCACCCCAACAAGGATCTTCCGCGCGGAACGGTTCAGAGCATTCTCAAGCAGGCAGGTCTCAAGTAA
- a CDS encoding DUF799 domain-containing protein, which yields MMKSSVLAVALSALVLAGCANHRPKGYDYSALKQSDPRSILVVMPTSDSTDIRAESSVLAQATVPLAERGYYVFPVALVDEMFRQNGLTNGHDIQQAPIRKLREIFGADAVMYLHVEEYGASYQVVKSVTTVTVKGKLVDLKNGRTLWEGRASSHLESGHANDDTLTAMVSAAVDQILDAINDSGYEMAGAADALLFSRGDRGGLLYGPSHPEHATP from the coding sequence ATGATGAAGTCATCGGTGCTGGCCGTGGCCCTGTCGGCCCTGGTGCTGGCGGGCTGTGCGAACCATCGTCCGAAAGGCTACGATTATTCGGCACTGAAGCAGAGTGATCCGCGTTCAATCCTGGTGGTGATGCCCACCAGTGATTCAACGGACATTCGTGCCGAGAGCAGTGTGCTGGCGCAGGCCACGGTGCCGCTGGCCGAGCGTGGCTATTATGTCTTTCCGGTGGCGCTGGTGGACGAGATGTTCCGCCAGAACGGGCTTACCAACGGACACGATATCCAGCAGGCGCCCATCCGCAAGCTGCGCGAGATCTTCGGTGCTGATGCAGTGATGTATCTGCACGTGGAAGAATACGGCGCCAGCTACCAGGTGGTCAAAAGTGTGACCACGGTGACGGTGAAAGGCAAGCTGGTGGACCTGAAGAATGGCAGGACGCTCTGGGAAGGGCGCGCCAGCAGCCATTTGGAGTCCGGCCATGCCAACGACGATACCCTGACGGCAATGGTTTCAGCGGCGGTCGACCAGATTCTTGATGCCATCAACGACAGTGGTTACGAGATGGCCGGCGCCGCCGATGCGCTGCTCTTCAGTCGTGGCGACCGGGGAGGGCTGCTATACGGGCCCTCCCATCCGGAGCATGCGACGCCCTGA
- the ybaK gene encoding Cys-tRNA(Pro) deacylase — translation MSKPDYPVTTAVRFLREHHIDFEPHLYPYVEHGGTAHSAESLGVPEHQVIKTIVLENEQKKGLIVLMHGDRQISTRNLARELGMKHIEPADPKQANKWTGYLVGGTSPFGTKTRLPVYVERTILDLPVIYINGGKRGFLVAISPAGLQALEAQPVSVATEG, via the coding sequence ATGAGCAAGCCAGACTATCCGGTGACGACGGCGGTGCGTTTCCTGCGCGAGCACCATATCGATTTCGAGCCGCATCTGTATCCGTATGTGGAGCATGGCGGCACGGCGCATTCGGCCGAGAGTCTGGGGGTGCCCGAGCATCAGGTCATCAAGACCATCGTGCTGGAGAACGAGCAGAAGAAGGGGCTGATCGTGCTGATGCACGGCGATCGCCAGATTTCCACGCGCAACCTGGCGCGCGAGCTGGGCATGAAGCACATCGAGCCGGCGGACCCGAAGCAGGCCAACAAGTGGACGGGCTATCTGGTGGGAGGCACGAGCCCGTTCGGCACGAAGACGCGGCTGCCGGTGTATGTGGAGCGCACGATCCTGGATCTGCCGGTGATCTACATCAACGGCGGCAAGCGTGGCTTTCTGGTGGCCATTTCGCCGGCCGGGCTGCAGGCGCTGGAGGCCCAGCCGGTGAGCGTGGCGACGGAAGGGTGA
- the nth gene encoding endonuclease III, which yields MSPANRQEMFRRLAAANPDPQSELEYGSPYQLLAAVLLSAQATDKSVNIVTRRLFPLAPTPQAMVELGLENITEAIRTIGLFRNKAKNLLAMSQILIDQHGGEVPDDRAALEALPGVGRKTANVVLNVAFGHPTIAVDTHIFRVSNRTGLAPGKNVEEVEQKLLKVVPRDYRQNAHHWLILHGRYICKARTPECWRCPITDLCPYQPKTLPPPRKSALDRAPRSKA from the coding sequence ATGAGCCCCGCAAACCGCCAGGAGATGTTCCGGCGTCTGGCCGCCGCCAATCCCGATCCCCAGTCCGAACTGGAATACGGCAGCCCCTATCAGCTGCTGGCCGCCGTGCTGCTCTCGGCCCAGGCCACCGACAAGAGCGTCAACATCGTCACCCGACGGCTCTTTCCGCTGGCCCCCACCCCGCAGGCCATGGTCGAGCTGGGGCTGGAGAACATCACCGAAGCCATCCGCACCATCGGGCTCTTCCGCAACAAGGCGAAGAACCTGCTGGCCATGAGCCAGATCCTCATCGACCAGCATGGCGGCGAAGTGCCCGATGACCGCGCCGCCCTCGAAGCCCTGCCTGGCGTCGGCCGCAAGACCGCCAACGTCGTCCTGAACGTTGCCTTCGGCCACCCCACCATCGCCGTGGACACCCACATCTTCCGGGTCTCCAACCGCACCGGCCTGGCCCCGGGCAAGAATGTCGAGGAAGTGGAGCAGAAGCTGCTGAAAGTCGTGCCCAGGGATTACCGCCAGAACGCCCATCACTGGCTCATCCTGCACGGCCGCTACATCTGCAAGGCGCGCACGCCCGAGTGCTGGCGCTGCCCCATCACGGACCTCTGCCCCTACCAGCCCAAGACCCTGCCCCCACCCCGCAAGTCGGCGCTGGACCGGGCGCCACGCTCCAAGGCATGA
- the fdxA gene encoding ferredoxin FdxA, with product MAHIVLDNCIRCKYTDCVDVCPVDCFREGPNMLVIDPDECIDCAVCVPECPAEAIVAEEDVPGDQENFIAINAEKAPNWPAITRSKSPLEDADDWNGTPNKLQYLEG from the coding sequence ATGGCCCACATCGTGCTCGATAATTGCATCCGCTGCAAATACACCGACTGCGTCGATGTATGCCCGGTGGACTGCTTCCGGGAAGGTCCCAACATGCTCGTCATCGATCCCGATGAGTGTATCGACTGTGCCGTCTGCGTGCCGGAATGCCCCGCGGAAGCCATTGTCGCCGAGGAAGACGTGCCTGGCGATCAGGAAAACTTCATCGCCATCAACGCCGAGAAGGCGCCCAACTGGCCGGCCATCACCCGCAGCAAGTCGCCGCTTGAAGACGCCGACGACTGGAACGGCACCCCCAACAAGCTGCAGTACCTGGAAGGCTGA
- a CDS encoding type II toxin-antitoxin system Phd/YefM family antitoxin: MTMVNMLEAKSSLSRLVQAVESGHEPEIVISRNGRPAAKLVPITHGSSEKRIGVAKGLFRIPDNIDAQNAEIEALFQGDRES; encoded by the coding sequence ATGACCATGGTCAACATGCTGGAAGCCAAGTCCTCTCTGTCTCGCCTGGTACAGGCCGTCGAGAGCGGACACGAACCCGAAATCGTCATATCCCGCAACGGCCGCCCTGCAGCCAAGCTTGTTCCCATCACCCATGGCAGCAGCGAGAAGCGCATTGGCGTTGCCAAAGGGCTCTTCAGGATCCCTGACAACATCGATGCCCAGAACGCCGAGATCGAAGCCCTCTTCCAGGGGGACAGAGAATCTTGA
- a CDS encoding bifunctional alpha/beta hydrolase/OsmC family protein, with translation MTKKHITFQNASGQELAGILDLPDNPCAFALFAHCFTCGKDVKAAARISRALQARGVAVMRFDFTGLGASEGDFADSNFTSNVTDLLAAADFLRREYQAPALLIGHSLGGAAVLAAAQGIPEARAVTTIAAPAEPSHVLRQFRKDLDAIRAHGESAVSLAGRQFTIKRQFLEDVAGQDQASRIARLGKALLVFHSPQDATVAIEQAQKIYEAARHPKSFISLDGADHLLSRAEDAEYVASCIVAWASRYLDPAVQSSSPEPKVPAVPVKPDLAPGHVLVTELNHQFLRGLQAGRHTLVADEPEAMGGTNLGPDPYTLLLSALGTCTSMTIRMYANRKGLQLDDVKVELHHRRITRPAAPQASGAPNGAAADEVVDILEREITLTGNLTDAERQRVLEIADRCPVHRTLTGHIEINTRSKA, from the coding sequence ATGACCAAGAAACACATCACCTTCCAGAATGCCAGCGGCCAGGAACTGGCGGGCATCCTGGATCTGCCCGACAACCCCTGCGCCTTCGCCCTCTTCGCCCACTGCTTCACCTGCGGCAAGGACGTCAAGGCTGCTGCCCGCATCAGCCGCGCCCTGCAGGCACGCGGCGTGGCCGTGATGCGCTTCGACTTCACCGGCCTGGGCGCCAGTGAGGGCGACTTCGCCGACAGCAACTTCACCTCCAACGTCACCGACCTGCTGGCCGCCGCCGACTTCCTGCGGCGCGAATACCAGGCGCCGGCCCTGCTGATCGGCCACAGCCTGGGCGGTGCTGCCGTGCTGGCCGCGGCCCAGGGCATTCCCGAAGCCCGTGCCGTCACCACCATCGCTGCACCGGCCGAGCCCAGCCACGTCCTGCGGCAGTTCCGCAAGGACCTGGATGCCATCCGCGCGCACGGCGAATCTGCCGTCTCGCTGGCCGGCCGCCAGTTCACCATCAAGCGCCAGTTCCTGGAAGACGTGGCCGGCCAGGACCAGGCCAGCCGCATCGCCCGACTGGGCAAGGCCCTGCTGGTCTTTCACTCACCGCAAGACGCCACGGTCGCCATCGAACAGGCCCAGAAAATCTACGAAGCCGCCCGCCACCCCAAGAGCTTCATCTCGCTGGACGGCGCCGACCACCTGCTCTCGCGCGCCGAAGACGCCGAATACGTCGCCAGCTGCATCGTCGCCTGGGCATCGCGCTACCTGGACCCTGCCGTCCAGTCCAGCAGCCCCGAACCCAAGGTCCCGGCCGTTCCCGTCAAACCCGACCTGGCCCCCGGCCATGTCCTTGTCACCGAACTGAACCACCAGTTCCTGCGTGGCCTGCAGGCCGGTCGCCATACCCTGGTGGCCGACGAACCCGAAGCCATGGGCGGCACCAACCTGGGTCCCGATCCCTACACGCTGCTGCTCTCGGCCCTGGGCACCTGCACCTCCATGACCATCCGCATGTACGCCAACCGCAAGGGCCTGCAGCTGGATGACGTGAAGGTGGAGCTGCACCATCGACGCATCACCCGGCCCGCAGCCCCGCAGGCATCGGGGGCGCCGAACGGCGCAGCCGCCGATGAGGTTGTCGACATCCTTGAGCGGGAGATCACCCTGACCGGCAACCTCACCGACGCAGAGCGCCAGCGCGTGCTGGAGATCGCCGATCGCTGCCCCGTGCACAGGACACTCACCGGCCACATCGAGATCAACACCCGATCGAAAGCCTGA
- the dnaJ gene encoding molecular chaperone DnaJ has protein sequence MAKRDYYSVLGVGKNATDEEIKKAYRKMAMKYHPDRNPGDKQAEDKFKEVGEAYDVLGDRSKRDAYDRYGHAGVDGMGGMGGGPGAGAGGFGGFAEAFGDIFGDIFGGGGSRGGANQVFRGADLRYAMEITLEQAANGYETEIRIPSWENCTTCKGTGAKAGTKPQTCGTCHGQGQVRMQQGFFSVQQTCPTCHGSGKVVKDPCEACDGAGRIKKTKTLQVKVPAGIDDGMRIRSAGNGEPGTNGGPAGDLYVEIRIKEHSVFKRDGDDLHCEVPISMVTAALGGTIQVPTLGGSAEIELPEGVQPGKVFRLRGKGIKGIRAQMPGDLYAHITVEVPVRLTDKQKQMLRELDQSLSDAKHSPQTRSWKDRLKEFFQ, from the coding sequence ATGGCCAAACGCGACTATTACTCTGTGCTGGGGGTGGGCAAGAACGCCACCGACGAAGAAATCAAGAAGGCCTATCGCAAGATGGCCATGAAATATCACCCGGACCGCAACCCGGGTGACAAGCAGGCCGAAGACAAGTTCAAGGAAGTGGGCGAGGCCTACGACGTGCTGGGCGACCGCAGTAAGCGCGACGCCTACGACCGCTACGGCCACGCCGGCGTTGACGGCATGGGTGGCATGGGCGGTGGCCCCGGTGCCGGCGCGGGGGGCTTCGGTGGCTTTGCCGAGGCCTTCGGCGACATCTTCGGCGACATCTTCGGTGGCGGCGGCAGTCGCGGCGGGGCCAATCAGGTCTTCCGTGGTGCCGACCTGCGCTACGCCATGGAGATCACGCTGGAGCAGGCCGCCAACGGCTACGAGACCGAGATCCGCATTCCCTCGTGGGAAAACTGCACCACCTGCAAGGGGACCGGCGCCAAGGCCGGTACCAAGCCCCAGACCTGTGGCACCTGTCACGGCCAGGGCCAGGTGCGCATGCAGCAGGGCTTCTTCTCGGTGCAGCAGACCTGTCCCACCTGCCACGGCAGCGGTAAGGTCGTGAAGGATCCGTGCGAGGCCTGTGACGGCGCGGGCCGCATCAAGAAGACCAAGACGCTGCAGGTCAAGGTGCCCGCCGGCATTGACGACGGCATGCGCATCCGCTCGGCCGGCAACGGCGAGCCGGGTACCAACGGCGGCCCGGCCGGCGACCTGTACGTCGAGATCCGCATCAAGGAGCATTCGGTCTTCAAGCGTGACGGCGACGACCTGCACTGTGAAGTGCCCATCAGCATGGTTACCGCCGCACTGGGCGGCACCATCCAGGTACCCACCCTGGGTGGCAGCGCCGAGATCGAACTACCGGAAGGCGTGCAGCCCGGCAAGGTCTTCCGCCTGCGGGGCAAGGGCATCAAGGGCATCCGTGCCCAGATGCCGGGCGACCTCTACGCCCACATCACGGTGGAAGTGCCCGTGCGCCTGACCGACAAGCAGAAGCAGATGCTGCGCGAGCTGGACCAGAGCCTGTCGGACGCCAAGCACAGCCCGCAGACCCGCAGCTGGAAGGACCGGTTGAAGGAGTTCTTCCAGTAA
- the hemL gene encoding glutamate-1-semialdehyde 2,1-aminomutase produces the protein MSQATNQQEFDRASQVLVGGVNSAVRAFRAVGGTPRFIQRAEGARMWDVEGKAYIDYVGSWGPAIVGHSHPEVLKAVQAAVADGLSFGAPNVRETELAQRICDMFPHVERVRFTSSGTESTMSALRLARGYTGRNRIIKFEGCYHGTADSLLVKAGSGALAFGNPSSAGVPEDVVKHTLIARYNDLDSVRRLFEQYPDDVACLIVEPIPGNMNLMVPQPGFLEGLRELCTQYGAVLIFDEVMSGFRVTLTGAQGWCGITPDLSTFGKVIGGGMPVGAVAGPARIMERFAPLGNVYQAGTLSGNPIAMAAGIATIDLISRPGFHDELNRRMTRLVDGLNAAAKKTGVAFCARALGGLGGMYFRATPPVYFEEATDQNLEQYKRFYHLMLEGGVYLPPSPVEAFFLSSAHTDEDIDQTVALAEKSLAAVA, from the coding sequence ATGAGCCAAGCAACCAACCAACAGGAATTCGACCGTGCCAGCCAGGTGCTGGTGGGGGGCGTCAACTCGGCCGTGCGGGCCTTTCGGGCCGTGGGCGGCACGCCGCGCTTCATCCAGCGGGCCGAGGGCGCCCGCATGTGGGACGTGGAGGGCAAGGCCTACATCGATTACGTGGGCTCGTGGGGGCCGGCCATTGTTGGCCACTCGCACCCCGAGGTGCTGAAGGCCGTGCAGGCGGCCGTGGCCGATGGTCTGTCGTTCGGTGCGCCCAATGTGCGCGAGACCGAGCTGGCGCAGAGAATCTGCGACATGTTCCCGCACGTCGAGCGGGTGCGCTTTACCAGTTCCGGCACGGAATCCACGATGTCGGCGCTGCGGCTGGCGCGGGGCTACACGGGCCGCAACCGCATCATCAAGTTCGAGGGCTGCTACCACGGTACGGCCGACAGCCTGCTGGTGAAGGCGGGCAGCGGTGCGCTGGCCTTCGGCAACCCCAGCTCGGCCGGCGTGCCCGAGGACGTGGTCAAGCACACGCTCATCGCCCGCTACAACGATCTGGACAGCGTTCGCCGCCTGTTCGAGCAGTACCCGGATGACGTGGCCTGCCTGATCGTCGAGCCCATCCCCGGCAACATGAACCTGATGGTGCCGCAGCCCGGCTTCCTGGAAGGGCTGCGCGAGCTGTGCACCCAGTACGGCGCCGTGCTGATCTTCGATGAGGTGATGTCGGGCTTTCGGGTGACGCTGACGGGTGCGCAGGGCTGGTGCGGCATCACGCCGGACCTGTCCACCTTCGGCAAGGTCATCGGCGGCGGCATGCCCGTGGGTGCCGTGGCCGGCCCGGCCCGCATCATGGAGCGCTTCGCGCCGCTGGGTAATGTCTACCAGGCCGGCACGCTGTCGGGCAACCCCATCGCCATGGCAGCCGGCATTGCCACCATCGACCTGATCTCCCGTCCCGGCTTCCACGACGAACTGAACCGCCGGATGACGCGCCTGGTGGATGGTCTGAATGCGGCGGCGAAGAAGACCGGCGTGGCGTTCTGCGCCCGTGCCCTGGGCGGTCTGGGCGGCATGTACTTCCGTGCCACGCCGCCCGTGTACTTCGAGGAAGCCACCGACCAGAACCTGGAGCAGTACAAGCGCTTCTATCACCTGATGCTGGAAGGCGGTGTCTACCTGCCGCCTTCGCCGGTGGAGGCCTTCTTCCTGTCGTCGGCCCATACCGACGAGGACATCGATCAGACCGTGGCACTGGCCGAGAAGAGCCTGGCTGCGGTGGCGTGA